In Nicotiana tabacum cultivar K326 chromosome 19, ASM71507v2, whole genome shotgun sequence, one DNA window encodes the following:
- the LOC107780895 gene encoding uncharacterized protein LOC107780895, translated as MALYVALYGRRCRSPIRWFEAGETNLLGPDLVQEAMDKVQLIRQRLLIAQSRQKSYADKRRRDLVFATGDKVFLRVSPMKGVMRFRKRGKLIPRFVGPHAILDRVGAVAFRLALPPELSSIHPIFHVYMLRKCISDSSHVLEAPTIPLDEKLSYEEEPMTIVDRQVRKLRSKEIMFVKVIWRNHTVEEATWEVEDTMRVKYPHLFQSIAEIENAKELEAESGVLSFPNDDDSGSVSGYESGEGLEREDAVPGED; from the exons atggcatTGTACGTAGCATTGTATGGTAGAAGGTGCCGTTCTCCTATCAGATGGTTTGAAGCTGGTGAGACTAACTTATTGGGACCCGACTTAGTACAAGAAGCTATGGACAAGGTCCAGTTGATCAGACAGAGATTGCTTATAGCTCAAAGTAGACAAAAATCTTATGcagataagagaagaagagacTTAGTGTTCGCAACTGGAGACAAAGTATTCCTACGAGTCTctcctatgaaaggtgtgatgcgaTTTAGGAAAAGAGGCAAGTTGATCCCCAGATTTGTAGGACCCCATGCAATACTAGACCGAGTGGGAGCTGTGGCTTTTCGTTTGGCACTTCCTCCTGAGTTGTCTTCTAttcatccaatatttcatgtcTATATGCTTAGAAAATGTATATCGGACTCCTCTCATGTGCTTGAAGCACCGACTATACCACTTGATGAGAAGttgtcttacgaggaggagccgatgacAATTGTTGATAGACAAGTAAGAAAACTACGGTCAAAGGAAATTATGTTCGTGAAAGTCATATGGAGAAACCATACAGTTGAAGAAGCTACATGGGAAGTGGAAGATACTATGCGAGTCAAGTATCCTCATTTATTCCAGTCTATAG CCGAGATCGAGAATGCTAAGGAGCTCGAAGCTGAATCCGGAGTGTTGTCCTTTCCTAATGATGATGATTCTGGGAGTGTGAGCGGATATGAAAGTGGAGAAGGCCTCGAAAGAGAAGATGCTGTTCCCGGAGAAGACTAA
- the LOC107780894 gene encoding non-specific lipid transfer protein GPI-anchored 14, producing the protein MASCNMKYQFTLVLFFMLCVFGNSDTEKDKEECTQSLIGLATCLPYVTANAPAPTPDCCTGLKQVLKASKKCLCLLIKDRNDPDLGLNLNVTLALSLPSVCQAPANISQCPALLHLPPNSPDAQVFYQISNGSSSIASSPQANSPIPSVGSSPTGAPAGAASAPKSNDGCHIGKRWFALDAILGVVLLWSLTSNFFI; encoded by the exons ATGGCTTCTTGCAACATGAAATATCAGTTCACATTGGTGTTGTTTTTCATGTTATGTGTATTTGGAAATTCAGACACAGAAAAGGACAAAGAAGAGTGTACACAATCATTGATTGGTTTAGCAACATGTTTACCTTATGTTACAGCTAATGCACCAGCTCCTACACCAGATTGCTGCACTGGCTTGAAACAAGTGTTGAAAGCTAGCAAGAAGTGTCTTTGTTTGCTAATCAAGGACAGAAATGATCCTGATTTAGGGCTTAATCTCAATGTTACACTTGCTTTAAGCCTACCCTCTGTTTGTCAAGCCCCTGCTAACATTTCTCAATGCCCTG CTCTTCTCCACTTGCCTCCAAATTCACCAGATGCTCAAGTGTTCTATCAAATAAGTAATGGTTCAAGTAGCATTGCTAGCAGTCCACAAGCAAATAGTCCCATTCCTTCGG TTGGATCTAGTCCCACGGGTGCCCCTGCTGGTGCAGCAAGTGCTCCTAAATCTAATGATGGTTGTCATATTGGAAAGAGATGGTTTGCACTAGACGCAATTCTTGGAGTTGTCCTTCTGTGGTCCTTAACCTCAAATTTCTTCATATGA